A window of Argopecten irradians isolate NY chromosome 1, Ai_NY, whole genome shotgun sequence contains these coding sequences:
- the LOC138333163 gene encoding LOW QUALITY PROTEIN: lebercilin-like protein (The sequence of the model RefSeq protein was modified relative to this genomic sequence to represent the inferred CDS: inserted 1 base in 1 codon), which yields MSYRAAEDDDDYDYSDDTFDSEDEKPARRTESLNRTRKTTDEIYLGKKASPRKDDSRGRGRGRGRGKQRSTSQVTPRVDPVVQRVLSARKLRINELRNNMEDLLKQIEDMKEENKLLKKTQYRQEKALNRFEDRESDLPQIMQKHSNETRAMREQLKKTKEKYERTDRYLRDAEDELEKVKNXKKYKKLVDENDLLERDELQTKVKKAEIDIEEKEVKIKDLERHVNNLSKNHRHELGIEMARTRDAKKQMDVLREENERLERQLKEKMKELEMKNIYANRMSKPGSRMMPNSYSGTPMRQPSPNSPRRRRPPSVHDLNPREKVKLYEERRKEEERKQRESTSPIPRLQFTQESKDYEKKRASKSKPPAYRGGSLSPRKPVSTEPVASKKDNSRPWQSSRQVQSEKPRRSENLSDRQRPFLYNNKKNKADDKPVKLSWRADDNYGGTKTPSSKGYNDDFERATSAGSKEWERIDEDTDDSYSKPFGKKDPISSKKSPRHEKSTFTSTGKKWPWESSSDNNYNVSKKPSVGSTRIYASPPSGKSRYKSVGKKSTIASTSTYSAGETLQQQQRAQEEREARERERKLQQEQEEEAQRKERWEHMERVQRQQEERERSEREDQERRRRDREEQDRREREEKDRRDAEEWKMKLEREKMKREAEELRREQEERQRRERERKEQERRAEEERERIQRDKQMDEERRKKDLLLAKLKDIDEGKKTERDKSHDPFFLTNKTDSDLGSTSSSKKSYQFTKPVENLHHGKWSHEDVSVPYLEKQKKKKEKDDDGGYQPSFGRRGESKNTATKKTGDVVFNDDFAKPPKPKDNKKKDLMADLFGNQTTKKTNNDDDIFSSSNFDSKKKDTAKLSLFDDEPKQTTTKRENSLSLFGGGSALLDDDNNTTTKDSSKLLPRRQRHTTTTFQSRPVVNAVEHFDDDIEEVIL from the exons ATGAGTTATCGAGCAgcagaagatgatgatgactatGATTACAGTGATGATACATTCGACAGTGAAGACGAAAAACCAGCTCGACGCACAGAATCTTTGAACCGCACTCGCAAAACAACAG ACGAAATTTATTTAGGGAAAAAGGCTT CTCCAAGGAAAGATGACAGTCGTGGACGAGGCAGAGGTAGGGGACGAGGAAAACAGCGGTCAACCAGCCAAGTTACACCAAGGGTTGACCCTGTCGTACAACGTGTTTTATCAGCACGCAAACTCCGAATTAATGAACTTAGAAATAATATGGAGGACCTCCTTAAGCAGATTGAGGACATGAAGGAGGAAAACAAGTTATTAAAGAAGACTCAGTATAGGCAGGAAAAGGCACTGAACAGATTCGAGGATCGGGAGAGTGATTTGCCACAGATCATGCAAAAACATAGCAATGAAACTCGAGCAATGCGTGAACagttaaagaaaacaaaagaaaaatatgagAGAACTGATAGGTACCTACGAGATGCAGAGGACGAActtgaaaaagtgaaaa gaaaaaagtataaGAAATTAGTGgatgaaaatgatttattagAAAGAGATGAGCTTCAAACTAAAGTAAAGAAGGCCGAGATTGACATTGAAGAAAAGGAAGTTAAGATCAAG GATTTAGAAAGACATGTCAACAACTTATCAAAAAACCATCGTCATGAGCTCGGCATTGAAATGGCAAGAACACGAGATGCAAAGAAACAAATGGACGTTCTAAGGGAGGAAAATGAACGTCTTGAAAGGCAGCTAAAG gaaaaaatgaaggaattagagatgaaaaatatttatgctAACCGCATGTCGAAACCTGGCAGTCGTATGATGCCAAACTCTTATAGTGGAACACCGATGAGACAGCCCAGTCCAAATTCACCACGGCGACGACGTCCACCATCCGTCCATGACCTCAACCCTCGGGAAAAGGTCAAATTATACGAAGAGAGGCGTAAAGAAGAGGAAAGGAAACAAAGAGAG AGTACATCACCAATTCCAAGGCTACAGTTTACTCAGGAAAGCAAGGATTACGAGAAG AAGAGAGCATCTAAGTCCAAACCCCCTGCATATCGTGGTGGATCCTTATCTCCAAGGAAACCAGTTTCTACAGAGCCAGTAGCATCTAAAAAAGACAATAGTAGACCATGGCAATCAAGTCGACAAGTCCAGTCTGAAAAACCAAGACGGTCAGAAAATCTGTCTGATCGACAAAGACCTTTCTTATAcaataataagaaaaacaagGCAGATGACAAGCCAGTCAAGTTGTCTTGGCGAGCAGACGACAACTACGGAGGCACAAAAACACCATCTTCTAAAGGCTATAATGATGATTTTGAGAGGGCTACTAGTGCAGGGTCCAAGGAATGGGAGAGAATAGATGAGGATACTGATGATTCCTACTCCAAACCTTTCGGAAAGAAGGACCCCATATCATCCAAAAAATCCCCCCGACATGAGAAATCAACATTCACATCAACAGGAAAGAAATGGCCCTGGGAAAGTTCAAGTGATAATAACTACAATGTAAGCAAGAAGCCTTCGGTAGGAAGTACACGTATCTATGCATCACCACCTAGTGGTAAAAGTAGATACAAATCTGTCGGCAAAAAATCTACTATTGCTTCTACTTCAACATATTCTGCTGGCGAAACCCTGCAG CAACAACAGAGAGCACAGGAAGAACGAGAGGCCCGTGAGAGAGAACGCAAGCTTCAACAGGAACAGGAGGAGGAAGCACAAAGGAAAGAACGCTGGGAACATATGGAACGTGTGCAACGGCAACAGGAGGAACGAGAACGAAGTGAACGAGAGGATCAGGAGCGTAGACGGCGAGACCGTGAAGAACAGGACCGTCGTGAGAGAGAGGAAAAGGACAGACGTGATGCTGAGGAATGGAAAATGAAActagagagagaaaaaatgaaaCGTGAAGCCGAGGAACTGAGACGAGAACAGGAGGAACGGCAAAGGCGTGAAAGAGAACGGAAAGAACAGGAAAGGCGAGCCGAAGAAGAAAGGGAGCGTATTCAGAGAGATAAACAAATGGATGAGGAGAGACGCAAGAAGGATCTCCTACTGGCTAAACTAAAGGACATTGATGAGGGAAAGAAAACCGAAAGAGATAAAAGCCATGATCCATTCTTCCTTACTAACAAAACAGATAGCGATCTGGGGTCCACTTCCTCTAGTAAAAAGAGTTATCAGTTCACAAAGCCTGTAGAAAACCTTCACCATGGCAAATGGTCGCATGAGGATGTGTCTGTTCCTTATCTAGAAAAacagaagaagaagaaagagaaggatgatgatggtggttACCAACCATCATTTGGGCGACGGGGAGAATCTAAAAACACAGCTACCAAGAAAACAGGTGATGTTGTTTTCAATGACGATTTTGCTAAACCACCTAAACCCAAAGACAACAAGAAAAAAGATCTTATGGCAGATTTGTTTGGTAATCAGACAACCAAGAAAactaataatgatgatgacatTTTCTCAAGTTCAAATTTTGATTCAAAGAAAAAGGACACAGCAAAATTGTCTCTGTTTGATGATGAACCAAAACAAACTACAACAAAAAGAGAGAACTCGTTATCATTGTTCGGAGGTGGAAGTGCTCTGCTTGATGATGACAATAATACTACAACGAAAGACTCTTCAAAGTTGTTGCCACGGCGACAGCGCCATACAACAACCACATTTCAGTCACGTCCTGTAGTAAACGCAGTGGAGCACTTTGATGACGACATTGAGGAAGTTATTCTTTAG